A single Gemmatimonadota bacterium DNA region contains:
- the rpsM gene encoding 30S ribosomal protein S13 produces the protein MARIAGVDLPRDKKLEIGLTYIFGIGRKTAQSILESTGVSPSQRVRDLSDADTNKLRQAIERDLKVEGALRTEVAMNIKRLMDIGSYRGTRHRRGLPVRGQRTHTNARTKKGPRRAIAGKKKVTK, from the coding sequence ATGGCTCGTATTGCGGGCGTGGATCTTCCGCGCGACAAGAAGCTCGAGATCGGGCTTACTTACATATTCGGCATCGGTCGCAAGACCGCTCAGTCCATTCTCGAATCGACGGGAGTGAGTCCGTCGCAGCGCGTCCGCGATCTGAGCGATGCTGACACGAACAAGCTTCGTCAGGCCATCGAGCGCGACCTCAAGGTCGAGGGCGCTCTTCGGACCGAAGTCGCGATGAACATCAAGCGCCTCATGGACATCGGCTCGTATCGCGGCACGCGTCATCGCCGCGGTCTGCCGGTTCGTGGGCAGCGCACGCACACTAACGCCCGCACCAAGAAGGGGCCGCGCCGCGCGATCGCCGGCAAGAAGAAGGTCACGAAGTAA
- the rpsK gene encoding 30S ribosomal protein S11 yields MATAKKVKKIVEAEGLAHVSATFNNTTITITDNRGNTISWSSSGKAGFKGSKKSTPFAATVAGEQAGREAFSAGVRRVNVRVQGPGSGRESAIQALATAGLQVKSIRDVTPIPHNGCRPPKRRRV; encoded by the coding sequence ATGGCAACTGCGAAGAAAGTAAAGAAGATCGTCGAGGCCGAGGGCCTCGCTCACGTGTCGGCGACGTTCAACAACACGACCATCACGATCACGGACAACCGCGGCAACACGATCTCGTGGAGCTCGTCAGGAAAGGCCGGATTCAAGGGGTCCAAGAAGTCCACGCCGTTTGCCGCGACTGTTGCGGGCGAGCAGGCTGGACGCGAGGCCTTCTCGGCTGGTGTCCGCCGCGTGAACGTGCGCGTGCAGGGACCGGGCTCCGGTCGCGAGTCCGCCATTCAGGCGCTCGCCACCGCTGGTCTGCAGGTCAAGTCGATTCGCGACGTAACACCGATTCCACACAATGGTTGCCGTCCGCCCAAGCGGCGGAGGGTTTAG
- the rpmJ gene encoding 50S ribosomal protein L36 translates to MKVRSSVKPICEHCKVIKRQGVIRIICSRNPKHKQRQG, encoded by the coding sequence GTGAAAGTACGTAGCAGCGTCAAGCCGATATGCGAGCATTGCAAGGTGATCAAGCGCCAGGGCGTGATCAGGATCATCTGCAGCCGCAATCCCAAGCACAAGCAGCGTCAGGGTTAA